A part of Oncorhynchus masou masou isolate Uvic2021 chromosome 30, UVic_Omas_1.1, whole genome shotgun sequence genomic DNA contains:
- the LOC135522027 gene encoding FXYD domain-containing ion transport regulator 6-like isoform X2 — protein MDLSLLVAFCFCVPPALGSSIGRDMPALTMDEKDYDAAFHYDYESLRIGGLIFAVVLFVMGIVLIVSRKCPCKSSPKSRPAGVPEAEAGAVTSPK, from the exons ATGGATCTCTCTCTGTTGGTGGCATTCTGCTTCTGTGTTCCTCCTGCTTTGG GGTCATCTATAGGCAGGGACATGCCAG CATTGACGATGGATGAAAAAG ACTATGACGCTGCGTTTCACTACG ACTATGAATCTCTGAGGATCGGTGGACTGATCTTCGCTGTGGTACTGTTTGTCATGGGCATTGTCCTCATCGTCA gccgGAAATGCCCATGTAAATCAAGTCCGAAGTCACG GCCTGCTGGAGTACCTGAGGCAGAAGCAGGGGCTGTGACAA GTCCCAAGTGA
- the LOC135522027 gene encoding FXYD domain-containing ion transport regulator 6-like isoform X1: MDLSLLVAFCFCVPPALGSGFGREMPGSSIGRDMPALTMDEKDYDAAFHYDYESLRIGGLIFAVVLFVMGIVLIVSRKCPCKSSPKSRPAGVPEAEAGAVTSPK, encoded by the exons ATGGATCTCTCTCTGTTGGTGGCATTCTGCTTCTGTGTTCCTCCTGCTTTGG GGTCAGGATTTGGCAGGGAGATGCCAG GGTCATCTATAGGCAGGGACATGCCAG CATTGACGATGGATGAAAAAG ACTATGACGCTGCGTTTCACTACG ACTATGAATCTCTGAGGATCGGTGGACTGATCTTCGCTGTGGTACTGTTTGTCATGGGCATTGTCCTCATCGTCA gccgGAAATGCCCATGTAAATCAAGTCCGAAGTCACG GCCTGCTGGAGTACCTGAGGCAGAAGCAGGGGCTGTGACAA GTCCCAAGTGA
- the LOC135522027 gene encoding sodium/potassium-transporting ATPase subunit gamma-like isoform X4 gives MDLSLLVAFCFCVPPALALTMDEKDYDAAFHYDYESLRIGGLIFAVVLFVMGIVLIVSRKCPCKSSPKSRPAGVPEAEAGAVTSPK, from the exons ATGGATCTCTCTCTGTTGGTGGCATTCTGCTTCTGTGTTCCTCCTGCTTTGG CATTGACGATGGATGAAAAAG ACTATGACGCTGCGTTTCACTACG ACTATGAATCTCTGAGGATCGGTGGACTGATCTTCGCTGTGGTACTGTTTGTCATGGGCATTGTCCTCATCGTCA gccgGAAATGCCCATGTAAATCAAGTCCGAAGTCACG GCCTGCTGGAGTACCTGAGGCAGAAGCAGGGGCTGTGACAA GTCCCAAGTGA
- the LOC135522027 gene encoding FXYD domain-containing ion transport regulator 6-like isoform X3 has translation MDLSLLVAFCFCVPPALGSGFGREMPALTMDEKDYDAAFHYDYESLRIGGLIFAVVLFVMGIVLIVSRKCPCKSSPKSRPAGVPEAEAGAVTSPK, from the exons ATGGATCTCTCTCTGTTGGTGGCATTCTGCTTCTGTGTTCCTCCTGCTTTGG GGTCAGGATTTGGCAGGGAGATGCCAG CATTGACGATGGATGAAAAAG ACTATGACGCTGCGTTTCACTACG ACTATGAATCTCTGAGGATCGGTGGACTGATCTTCGCTGTGGTACTGTTTGTCATGGGCATTGTCCTCATCGTCA gccgGAAATGCCCATGTAAATCAAGTCCGAAGTCACG GCCTGCTGGAGTACCTGAGGCAGAAGCAGGGGCTGTGACAA GTCCCAAGTGA
- the LOC135522028 gene encoding NF-kappa-B inhibitor delta-like, with amino-acid sequence MHWQKSPKEKPCYTLPTVKKLLEQKRKRETSSTATTSTGVSTATVLSQQVSTPEKSTSTGVASSYSDMAVGYERWGPMDEHQALSAIHEGPFSPMGNNYFSSPSSSMDYSQTPAYSTQIASSYSTQQMQDYPDTRMPQHYTECPVTEAVSSLVPSGPLQTAVFSWSSGALGPTELVQQVFSGQMDVIKLEEARMFLRGMDYSRTTWQDDDGDTILHIYTAKGLREYAFAAAERLAELGRLDSKEHKGKSALLVAVTANHPEIVQDLLSLGADINACDVKGQTALHLAATYGFPRVLQVILSIGPGVNLEARNFEGLTPLHCAAISHSDTMKTLSSLSSTGLGDASLHALAEEKLSWLQMLLNTGASLTSQEIKSNKTVLHLAVKEGNIQLVRHLLKTPLDNMRDFVNMKAHGHTALHMAAGLHGSPHQEEMLRLLLSRGADPSIRNLENDQPAHLLQSGPHGEQLKLILKKRSASCRRRVMSLQDQK; translated from the exons ATGCACTGGCAGAAAT CACCGAAGGAGAAGCCGTGTTACACTCTTCCCACAGTGAAGAAACTCCTGgagcagaagaggaagagggagacctCCTCGACGGCAACAACCAGTACCGGTGTCTCCACTGCCACTGTCCTCTCCCAACAGGTGTCAACACCAGAGAAGTCTACCTCAACAG GTGTAGCCAGCAGCTACTCAGACATGGCAGTGGGGTATGAGAGATGGGGTCCTATGGATGAGCACCAAGCCCTCTCGGCCATACATGAAGGTCCATTCTCCCCTATGGGGAATAATTACTTCTCCAGCCCATCCTCCTCAATGGACTACAGCCAAACTCCGGCCTACAGCACTCAGATAGCCTCCAGCTACAGCACACAGCAGATGCAGGACTACCCAGACACCAGGATGCCTCAGCATTAT ACAGAGTGTCCAGTGACCGAGGCTGTGTCTAGTTTGGTTCCTTCTGGGCCACTGCAGACCGCTGTCTTCTCCTGGTCGTCGGGGGCCCTGGGCCCCACAGAGCTTGTCCAGCAGGTGTTTAGTGGCCAGATGGATGTCATTAAGCTGGAGGAAGCCAGGATGTTCCTCAGAGGGATGGACTACAGCAGAACCACCTGGCAGGATGACGACGGAGACac GATTCTGCACATCTATACAGCCAAGGGCCTGAGGGAGTATGCATTTGCTGCAGCAGAGAGGCTTGCTGAGCTGGGCAGGCTAGACTCCAAGGAACACAAGGGGAAG TCTGCTTTGCTGGTGGCGGTGACTGCTAACCATCCTGAAATCGTCCAGGATCTGTTGTCTTTAGGAGCGGATATAAATGCCTGTGATGTCAAAGGTCAAACAGCACTTCATCTTGCTGCCACCTATGGCTTCCCCAGGGTTTTGCAG GTTATTCTCTCTATTGGGCCTGGAGTGAACCTGGAGGCTCGCAATTTTGAAG GTCTGACTCCTCTGCACTGTGCAGCCATCTCCCACAGTGACACCATGaagactctctcctccctctcctccaccggGCTGGGTGATGCCAGCCTCCATGCCCTGGCAGAGGAGAAGCTCTCCTGGCTGCAGATGCTACTTAACACCGGAGCCTCCCTGACCAGCCAG GAAATCAAAAGTAACAAGACTGTTCTTCACCTGGCTGTGAAGGAGGGGAACATCCAGCTGGTTCGCCATCTGCTGAAGACCCCCCTAGACAACATGAGGGACTTTGTCAACATGAAG GCCCATGGTCATACCGCACTGCACATGGCTGCTGGTCTCCATGGCAGCCCACACCAGGAGGAGATGCTGAGGCTGCTGCTGAGTAGAGGGGCCGACCCCAGCATCCGCAACCTGGAGAACGACCAGCCTGCACACCTGCTGCAGAGTGGACCCCACGGGGAACAG CTCAAGCTCATCCTGAAGAAGCGAAGTGCTTCCTGTCGTCGACGTGTAATGTCCTTACAGGACCAAAAGTGA